Proteins found in one Triticum urartu cultivar G1812 chromosome 4, Tu2.1, whole genome shotgun sequence genomic segment:
- the LOC125552538 gene encoding probable protein S-acyltransferase 22, with protein MRKHGWQLPYHPLQVVAIAVFAALGFAFYVFFLPFVGSQTSQYVAMGLYTPLITCVVTLYIWCAATNPGDPGICKPTRLHSRLDKEGRQSHSHSHMDSDHGLHAADNSEKLSSMLERKDSPSWPRCSQLLCLVCLPFSCLFKRCLHPDDQHSEENMSEEGMFFCSLCEAEVLKNSKHCRVCDKCVDGFDHHCRWLNNCVGKRNYKGFFILMSCAVLLLVVQWLSGTLVIILCIVKRGEFSRQIDTKLGSSFSTVAFVIVVATCTILAMIATVPLAQLLCFHILLIKKGISTYDYIIALREQEEDQQEEVAGHQSPQMSIISSVTGFSTASSFGPLHRGSWCTPPRLFLEDQFDVIPPEIGMSQNPGSKKMKVLEGARRRNGTVKISPWTLARLNAEEVSKAAAQAKKKSKILKPIARQDPPIIHDNRRGRFPAELSLDPLTRLSASGTESNFSDAAMEASASLAPLQLEARSAFQPSTAASSRIALSSPESSFDSPDLHPFRVSSCTADEMLGVTPHAAQSHIEFTRSTSDGYEASGGEDSDRIPSRIVHRSSNWANSLLHSGQAGQAPDQHMPSSEGFLNNSRRS; from the exons ATGAGGAAGCACGGGTGGCAGCTGCCGTACCACCCGCTGCAGGTGGTGGCGATAGCCGTCTTCGCCGCGCTGGGCTTCGCCTTCTACGTCTTCTTCCTGCCCTTCGTCGGGAGCCAGACCTCCCAGTACGTCGCCATGGGCCTCTACACCCCGCTG ATTACGTGCGTCGTCACGCTCTACATTTGGTGCGCCGCCACCAACCCCGGCGACCCCGGCATCTGCAAGCCGACCAGGCTGCACTCGAGGCTGGACAAGGAAGGGCGGCAGTCCCACTCCCACTCCCACATGGACTCGGACCACGGCCTTCATGCTGCTGACAACAGCGAGAAGCTGAGCAGCATGCTCGAGAGGAAGGACTCGCCTTCTTGGCCCAGATGCTCTCAACTGCTCTGCTTAGTCTGTTTGCCCTTTTCATGCTTGTTCAAGAGATGCCTCCATCCTGATGACCAGCATTCTGAAGAGAACATGAGCGAGGAGGGCATGTTCTTCTGCAGCTTATGTGAAGCCGAG GTTTTGAAGAACAGTAAGCATTGCAGGGTGTGCGACAAGTGTGTTGATGGCTTTGATCACCATTGCAGA TGGCTCAACAATTGCGTCGGGAAAAGGAACTACAAAGGGTTCTTCATTCTAATGTCTTGTGCCGTTCTCCTG CTTGTGGTGCAGTGGTTGTCAGGAACCCTTGTGATAATTCTCTGCATTGTGAAGCGAGGGGAGTTCTCAAGACAGATTGACACAAAGTTAGGAAGCAGCTTCTCAACTGTAGCATTTGTAATTGTTGTG GCTACTTGCACCATACTAGCAATGATCGCGACTGTACCGCTTGCTCAACTTCTGTGCTTCCATATTCTTCTTATCAAGAAG GGAATTAGTACGTATGATTACATCATAGCTTTGAGAGAACAAGAGGAAGATCAGCAAGAAGAGGTTGCTGGTCACCAAAGTCCGCAGATGTCTATCATTAGTTCTGTTACTGGATTTAGCACAGCAAGTTCTTTTGGTCCTCTTCATCGTGGTTCATGGTGCACTCCACCACGGTTATTCCTTGAAGATCAG TTTGATGTCATCCCTCCGGAGATTGGCATGTCACAGAACCCTGGAAGCAAGAAGATGAAGGTACTGGAAGGAGCAAGAAGAAGAAACGGAACAGTAAAAATCAGCCCCTGGACACTGGCACGCCTCAACGCCGAGGAAGTGTCAAAGGCAGCCGCACAGGCAAAGAAGAAATCCAAGATTCTGAAGCCAATTGCAAGACAAGATCCTCCGATCATCCACGACAACAGGAGGGGGCGATTCCCCGCTGAACTCTCTCTCGATCCCCTCACAAGGCTATCTGCAAGCGGCACCGAGAGCAACTTCAGTGACGCGGCAATGGAAGCTTCTGCCAGTCTAGCCCCATTGCAGCTCGAAGCGAGGAGCGCTTTCCAGCCAAGCACCGCGGCATCCTCCAGAATCGCCCTCTCGTCGCCTGAGAGCAGCTTCGATTCGCCTGATCTCCACCCATTtcgagtttcttcatgcaccGCCGACGAAATGCTGGGAGTTACGCCGCATGCGGCTCAGAGCCACATCGAGTTCACGAGATCGACGAGCGACGGGTATGAAGCGTCGGGAGGCGAAGACAGTGACCGCATCCCGTCAAGAATTGTTCACAGATCGTCCAACTGGGCTAACTCGCTTCTGCATTCCGGTCAGGCTGGACAGGCGCCTGACCAGCACATGCCATCGTCTGAAGGGTTTCTTAACAACAGCAGGCGAAGCTAG